Proteins encoded by one window of Cylindrospermum stagnale PCC 7417:
- a CDS encoding GNAT family N-acetyltransferase, which yields MNIRCETLPDYPSIAEVNILGFGQENEAKLVEVIRNSDRYIPELSLIAEVGGNVVGHILFSYIDLVGEETLQVLGLAPMAVRPQFQRHGIGSALVQAGLETADARGEAIVIVLGHSQFYNRFGFEPSVNYEIESPFPVPEDFFMVKRLQSYQKKYKGTVVYPPAFDGV from the coding sequence GAGGTGAATATACTAGGCTTTGGTCAGGAGAACGAAGCTAAACTTGTAGAGGTGATTCGCAATTCTGATCGCTATATTCCCGAACTCTCTTTAATTGCGGAGGTTGGGGGTAATGTAGTTGGTCATATTCTTTTCAGCTACATTGACTTGGTCGGTGAAGAAACTCTACAGGTACTCGGTTTAGCACCTATGGCAGTTCGTCCCCAGTTTCAGAGGCATGGAATTGGCAGCGCACTTGTACAAGCAGGTTTAGAAACAGCAGACGCTAGAGGAGAAGCCATAGTTATTGTATTGGGTCATTCCCAGTTTTATAATCGCTTTGGGTTTGAGCCATCAGTTAATTATGAAATCGAGTCTCCGTTTCCGGTGCCAGAGGATTTTTTTATGGTCAAACGACTGCAAAGCTATCAGAAAAAGTACAAAGGCACGGTTGTTTATCCACCAGCTTTTGATGGGGTTTGA
- a CDS encoding Asp-tRNA(Asn)/Glu-tRNA(Gln) amidotransferase GatCAB subunit A yields the protein MNDAVSIAAAVRQDQVSAVEVTQAALARIAARNHQLNCFTAVTAESALADAARIDREIAEGNDPGVLAGVPFAVKNLFDIAGLTTLAGAKINAENPPATQDATAVAKLKQAGAVLIGALNMDEYAYGFVTENSHYGATHNPHDLQRVAGGSSGGSAAAVAAELVPLTLGSDTNGSIRVPAALCGVFGFKPTYGRLSRAGVALFSSSFDHIGPFAGSVRDIATAYDLLQGEDARDPVCTKRFPERCLPKLNQDISGIRIAIADNDFTQGAESEALAAVQQVAEALDITEFVRIPEAKRARAAAFVITASEGANLHLAKLRSRPQDFDPATRNRFLAGALIPSSWYLQAQRFRRWYRDRIREVFQNVDVILAPTTPISAPLIGQQTMILDGEEILVRPHLGIFTQPLSFIGLPALSVPIQRPNTLPLGVQLIAAPYNEALILRVAAVLEANSIISV from the coding sequence ATGAATGATGCTGTATCAATAGCTGCTGCTGTGCGCCAAGACCAAGTTAGCGCCGTGGAAGTAACTCAAGCTGCTTTAGCACGCATTGCGGCGCGGAATCATCAACTAAACTGTTTTACGGCTGTGACTGCGGAATCTGCTTTGGCTGATGCAGCGCGGATTGACAGGGAAATTGCTGAAGGTAATGATCCTGGTGTGTTAGCTGGTGTACCTTTTGCAGTCAAAAACCTCTTCGATATCGCTGGTTTAACAACTTTGGCGGGGGCGAAAATAAATGCTGAAAATCCCCCAGCAACTCAAGATGCAACCGCCGTCGCCAAGCTGAAACAAGCGGGTGCGGTTTTGATTGGCGCTTTAAATATGGACGAGTACGCCTATGGGTTTGTGACGGAAAATTCCCATTATGGCGCTACTCACAACCCCCATGATTTACAGCGGGTAGCTGGTGGTTCTTCGGGTGGTTCGGCGGCGGCGGTGGCTGCTGAGTTGGTTCCGCTGACTCTGGGTTCTGATACTAATGGTTCTATTCGTGTTCCGGCGGCTTTGTGTGGCGTTTTTGGCTTTAAACCAACTTATGGGCGGTTGTCTCGTGCTGGGGTAGCTTTATTTTCTAGCAGTTTTGACCATATTGGCCCTTTTGCTGGTTCGGTGCGAGATATTGCTACAGCTTATGATCTGCTTCAGGGGGAAGACGCACGAGATCCAGTTTGTACAAAACGCTTTCCTGAACGGTGTTTACCAAAACTAAATCAAGATATTTCTGGTATTAGAATTGCGATCGCAGATAATGATTTCACGCAAGGCGCAGAATCTGAAGCTTTAGCAGCGGTGCAACAGGTGGCGGAGGCGTTGGATATAACTGAGTTTGTGAGGATACCTGAAGCAAAACGCGCCCGTGCTGCGGCGTTCGTGATTACAGCTAGCGAAGGGGCAAATCTGCATTTAGCTAAATTGCGATCGCGTCCTCAAGATTTTGATCCAGCAACACGCAATCGCTTTTTAGCCGGGGCGTTAATTCCCAGTAGCTGGTACCTACAAGCCCAACGCTTTAGAAGATGGTATCGCGATCGCATTCGAGAAGTCTTTCAAAATGTCGATGTAATTCTCGCCCCCACCACACCAATCTCTGCACCGTTAATTGGTCAACAAACTATGATTTTAGACGGTGAAGAAATACTCGTCCGTCCTCATTTGGGAATATTCACTCAACCATTATCTTTCATCGGCTTACCCGCTTTATCAGTGCCCATTCAGCGTCCAAATACCTTACCTCTGGGTGTGCAATTGATAGCTGCACCCTACAATGAAGCTCTAATTTTGCGGGTTGCAGCGGTGTTGGAGGCAAATAGCATAATTTCAGTTTAA
- a CDS encoding DUF4089 domain-containing protein, giving the protein MENQAFDVGVYVDQMSLLLDLELRDEYRDGVVANFERINAIANLVNSFPLPEEVEVAPVFEP; this is encoded by the coding sequence ATGGAAAATCAGGCTTTTGATGTGGGTGTGTATGTTGATCAAATGTCGCTGTTGTTGGATTTGGAGTTGAGGGATGAGTATCGTGATGGGGTGGTGGCGAATTTTGAGAGAATAAATGCGATCGCAAATCTCGTTAATTCTTTTCCTTTACCAGAGGAAGTTGAAGTTGCACCTGTGTTTGAACCATGA
- a CDS encoding DUF952 domain-containing protein: protein MNTIFHITQRQQWQDAKVLESYRGDTLDSEGFIHCSTARQLVKVANRFFSTQNDLVILFIDSDKVQAEIRYELAEVDELFPHIYGALNIDAVFQVIDFEPGEDGFFELPLEVVNL from the coding sequence ATGAATACTATATTTCACATTACCCAGCGCCAACAATGGCAAGATGCAAAAGTCCTCGAAAGTTATCGCGGTGATACGCTAGATTCTGAAGGATTTATCCATTGTTCTACAGCAAGACAATTAGTCAAGGTTGCAAATAGATTTTTTTCTACTCAAAATGATTTGGTAATTCTTTTTATTGACTCTGATAAGGTTCAAGCTGAAATTCGCTATGAATTGGCTGAGGTGGATGAATTGTTTCCTCATATATATGGTGCTTTAAATATTGATGCTGTGTTTCAGGTGATTGATTTTGAACCTGGGGAGGATGGTTTTTTTGAGTTGCCGCTAGAGGTTGTAAATTTATGA
- a CDS encoding KGK domain-containing protein: MNNKFIPLDCDDDVVLFYKDTFKVSRLKELVYLEIRNKLNQYTYDEQTKNRGHQILTLLHNLSIGQEGINFDEIQFHSVLSCQFLKIGGKGWQKGKIKIQMSSFSMRKKQQPEIYLEFCPDEPEEPESPLDDIRKLIQQAES, translated from the coding sequence ATGAATAATAAATTTATTCCTCTAGACTGTGATGATGATGTCGTACTTTTCTATAAGGATACGTTTAAAGTAAGTAGATTAAAAGAGTTGGTTTATTTAGAAATTAGGAATAAGTTAAATCAATATACTTACGATGAACAAACTAAAAATAGAGGACATCAAATACTTACATTACTCCACAATTTATCTATTGGTCAAGAGGGTATTAATTTCGATGAAATTCAATTTCATTCTGTGCTGAGTTGTCAGTTTCTTAAAATTGGTGGTAAGGGTTGGCAAAAAGGCAAAATAAAAATTCAGATGTCTAGCTTTTCTATGCGTAAAAAGCAACAACCTGAAATTTATCTGGAATTTTGTCCTGATGAGCCTGAAGAACCGGAATCACCTTTAGATGATATTCGTAAACTGATACAACAAGCTGAATCATAA
- a CDS encoding thioredoxin-like domain-containing protein codes for MIPRVRAPELPQNYPWLNTEKPLSLKQLKGRVVILDFWTYCCINCLHILPDLKYLEQKYQNSLTVIGVHSAKFDNEKETENIRQAILRYDIEHPVLVDINFRVWQEYAVRAWPTLMVIDPQTYVVNYVSGEGHRDSLDQLIENLIHEHREKGTINFQELSLTLEKQRQPLITPLAFPGKVLATPAGLFIADSGHHRLVMSSFNGEVFHIIGTGKSGFTDGNFSEAQFSAPQGMAYDAENQILYVADTENHALRKVDIKRQVVGTIAGTGEQSHNTRPHSGAALETALNSPWDLEKIGNSLFIAMAGNHQIWQLDLENHIVKTYAGTGGEGCVDGNFTESAFAQPSGITTDGKELFIADSEISSIRGVELGENGKVRTVCGGGFLFDFGDIDGQYFDVRLQHCLGVDFFQNHLWVTDTYNHKIKLVNPITGDCQTVLGDGSAGLQNGQGKNTRFFEPSGLSAIDSYLYISDTNNHVIRRVDLETLEVTTLQFSGLCAPEVCIPTVFY; via the coding sequence ATGATTCCCCGTGTTAGAGCACCAGAACTACCGCAAAATTACCCTTGGCTGAACACCGAAAAACCCTTGTCTCTTAAACAACTCAAGGGCAGAGTCGTAATTTTGGACTTCTGGACATACTGCTGCATCAACTGTCTGCATATTTTGCCAGACTTGAAATATCTCGAACAGAAATATCAAAATAGTCTCACTGTTATCGGCGTCCATTCTGCCAAGTTTGACAACGAAAAAGAAACCGAAAACATCCGTCAAGCTATCCTACGCTACGACATCGAACACCCAGTTTTAGTTGATATTAATTTTCGAGTTTGGCAAGAGTATGCTGTCCGCGCTTGGCCTACCTTAATGGTCATTGACCCCCAAACTTATGTAGTTAACTATGTTTCTGGTGAAGGACATCGCGACAGTTTAGACCAACTAATTGAAAACCTGATTCATGAACACCGAGAAAAAGGAACGATTAATTTCCAAGAACTCAGCCTAACTTTAGAAAAACAGCGCCAACCATTAATCACACCACTAGCTTTTCCTGGTAAAGTCCTAGCGACACCAGCGGGTTTGTTCATTGCTGACTCTGGACATCACCGCTTAGTTATGAGTAGCTTCAACGGCGAAGTTTTCCATATAATCGGTACGGGAAAATCTGGCTTTACTGATGGTAACTTTAGCGAAGCACAATTTTCTGCACCTCAAGGAATGGCTTATGATGCCGAAAATCAAATTCTTTACGTTGCTGATACAGAAAATCATGCTTTGCGAAAAGTAGATATCAAGCGTCAAGTAGTAGGAACTATTGCTGGGACTGGTGAGCAAAGCCATAATACTCGTCCTCACAGCGGTGCTGCATTAGAAACAGCATTAAATTCCCCTTGGGATTTGGAGAAAATAGGAAATAGCCTCTTTATAGCAATGGCTGGAAATCATCAAATTTGGCAACTAGATTTAGAAAATCATATTGTCAAAACTTATGCTGGTACTGGTGGAGAAGGTTGTGTTGATGGTAATTTTACAGAATCTGCCTTTGCTCAACCTAGCGGCATTACTACAGATGGCAAAGAATTATTTATTGCTGATAGTGAAATTAGCTCAATTCGCGGTGTGGAATTGGGAGAAAATGGTAAAGTGCGGACTGTTTGCGGTGGTGGGTTTTTATTTGACTTTGGCGATATTGATGGACAATATTTTGATGTCCGATTACAGCATTGTTTAGGTGTAGATTTTTTCCAAAATCATTTGTGGGTAACAGATACTTACAACCACAAAATTAAATTAGTGAATCCCATTACAGGAGATTGTCAAACGGTTTTGGGGGATGGTTCAGCAGGTTTACAAAATGGTCAAGGTAAGAATACCCGTTTTTTTGAACCTTCGGGATTGAGTGCGATAGATTCATATCTATATATTAGTGATACTAATAACCATGTTATCCGTCGAGTAGATTTAGAGACGCTGGAGGTAACAACGCTGCAATTTTCTGGTTTATGTGCGCCAGAGGTGTGTATTCCAACGGTTTTTTATTAG
- a CDS encoding glutaminase yields MKGLESLTAGDLSAWLQLATTQVLPGKFPPHIPRLAMANPDWFAVHICCESGKSYSQGDTNYVFPLMSVIKPFSLLYLLELLGAETVFQWVGVEPSDAPFNSLEQLVADGGHPRNPMINSGAITLADKLPGNDASDKTQLFCQWLNQSAGCDLRLDEAMLASVRSIPSRGNQAIANYLTEKEQLENLDISLDTYEQICCLSGTVEDLALLGKLLACENNFLDSQHRRIVNAVMLTCGLYEVSAQFAVRVGLPMKSGIGGGLLAIVPNQGAIACYSPTLDSVGNPVAALAFVEALSQKLQLSIFG; encoded by the coding sequence TTGAAAGGACTGGAATCACTAACGGCTGGGGATTTATCAGCTTGGTTACAGCTAGCTACAACTCAGGTATTGCCAGGAAAATTTCCTCCGCATATCCCGCGCTTGGCTATGGCTAACCCTGATTGGTTTGCGGTTCATATTTGCTGTGAATCGGGAAAAAGTTACAGCCAAGGAGATACAAATTATGTATTTCCACTGATGAGCGTGATTAAGCCATTTTCTCTACTCTATCTGTTAGAACTCCTGGGAGCCGAGACTGTTTTTCAGTGGGTTGGCGTTGAACCATCAGATGCTCCCTTCAATTCACTGGAGCAACTGGTGGCTGATGGTGGACATCCCCGCAATCCAATGATTAATAGTGGAGCAATTACTTTGGCTGATAAATTACCGGGGAATGATGCTAGTGATAAAACTCAGTTATTTTGTCAATGGCTAAACCAATCAGCTGGTTGTGATCTCAGGTTAGATGAGGCGATGCTGGCTTCAGTCCGCTCGATACCCTCAAGGGGTAATCAAGCGATCGCTAATTATCTTACCGAAAAAGAACAGCTAGAAAATTTAGACATATCTCTTGACACATATGAGCAAATATGCTGTTTGTCTGGGACGGTAGAAGACTTAGCCCTTTTGGGAAAACTTTTAGCTTGTGAAAATAATTTTTTAGACTCACAACATCGGCGAATTGTCAATGCTGTGATGTTAACTTGTGGATTGTACGAAGTTTCTGCTCAGTTTGCTGTCAGGGTTGGTCTACCGATGAAATCAGGTATTGGTGGGGGACTGTTAGCGATCGTCCCAAATCAAGGTGCGATCGCCTGTTATAGTCCTACTTTAGATAGTGTGGGTAATCCTGTAGCGGCGCTGGCCTTTGTCGAAGCGTTATCCCAAAAATTACAGTTGAGTATTTTTGGTTAA
- the psaA gene encoding photosystem I core protein PsaA — protein MTISPPEREEKKARVIVDNDPVPTSFEKWAQPGHFDRSLAKGPKTTTWIWNLHALAHDFDTHTSDLEDISRKIFAAHFGHLAVVTIWLSGMLFHGAKFSNYEAWLSDPLNVKPSAQVVWPIVGQDILNGDVGGGFHGIQITSGLFQVWRGWGVTNSFQLYVTAIGGLVLAGLFLFAGWFHYHKRAPKLEWFQNVESMLNHHLAVLLGCGSLGWTGHLIHVSAPINKLLDAGVAIKDIPLPHEFILNKDLLTELYPSFANGLTPFFTLNWGQYADFLTFKGGLNPVTGGLWLTDISHHHLAIAVLFIIAGHQYRTNWGIGHSIKEILENHKGPFTGEGHKGLYENMTTSWHAQLATNLAFLGSLTIIIAHHMYAMPPYPYLATDYATQLCIFTHHMWIGGFLIVGGAAHAAIFMVRDYDPVVNQNNVLDRVIRHRDAIISHLNWVSIFLGFHSFGLYIHNDTMRALGRPQDMFSDSAIQLQPVFAQWVQNLHTLAPGGTAPNALEPVSYAFGGGVLAVGGKVAMMPIALGTADFLVHHIHAFTIHVTVLILLKGVLFARSSRLIPDKANLGFRFPCDGPGRGGTCQVSGWDHVFLGLFWMYNSLSIVIFHFSWKMQSDVWGTVDSDGVVEHITGGNFAQSAITINGWLRDFLWAQATQVINSYGSALSAYGLLFLGAHFVWAFSLMFLFSGRGYWQELIESIVWAHNKLKVAPAIQPRALSIIQGRAVGVAHYLLGGIVTTWAFFHAHILSVG, from the coding sequence ATGACGATTAGTCCTCCGGAGCGAGAGGAAAAGAAGGCAAGAGTCATCGTTGACAATGATCCGGTACCAACCTCATTTGAAAAATGGGCACAGCCGGGACATTTCGACAGATCCTTAGCCAAAGGTCCAAAAACCACCACGTGGATTTGGAACCTGCACGCACTCGCCCATGATTTTGATACACATACAAGCGATTTAGAAGACATATCCCGCAAGATATTCGCAGCTCACTTCGGCCACCTAGCTGTAGTGACAATCTGGTTGAGCGGGATGTTATTCCACGGCGCGAAGTTCTCCAACTACGAAGCTTGGTTGAGCGACCCATTGAATGTTAAGCCCAGTGCTCAAGTGGTTTGGCCCATTGTGGGACAAGACATTTTGAACGGTGATGTTGGCGGTGGCTTCCACGGTATTCAAATCACCTCTGGCTTATTCCAAGTATGGCGAGGCTGGGGTGTTACCAACTCCTTCCAGCTTTACGTAACTGCAATTGGCGGTTTGGTATTAGCAGGCTTGTTCCTGTTTGCAGGTTGGTTCCACTACCACAAGCGTGCTCCTAAACTGGAATGGTTCCAGAACGTGGAGTCAATGCTGAATCACCACTTGGCAGTATTGCTGGGTTGCGGTTCCTTGGGATGGACTGGTCACTTGATCCATGTGTCCGCACCAATCAACAAGCTTTTGGATGCAGGTGTTGCGATCAAAGACATACCCCTGCCCCACGAGTTCATTTTGAATAAAGACTTGTTGACAGAGCTGTATCCCAGCTTTGCCAATGGCTTAACACCTTTCTTCACCTTGAACTGGGGACAGTATGCTGACTTCCTGACCTTCAAAGGCGGTCTAAACCCAGTAACAGGCGGCTTGTGGCTGACAGATATTTCTCATCACCACTTAGCGATCGCTGTACTGTTCATCATTGCTGGTCATCAATACCGTACCAACTGGGGTATCGGTCACAGCATTAAAGAAATTCTAGAAAACCACAAAGGTCCTTTCACTGGTGAAGGACACAAAGGTCTCTACGAAAACATGACCACATCTTGGCACGCTCAGTTGGCTACTAACCTAGCCTTCTTGGGTTCGCTGACAATCATCATCGCGCACCATATGTACGCGATGCCCCCCTATCCATATTTGGCAACTGACTACGCTACACAGTTGTGCATATTCACACACCACATGTGGATTGGTGGGTTCCTCATCGTTGGCGGAGCGGCTCACGCTGCTATCTTCATGGTGCGGGATTACGATCCAGTTGTTAACCAAAACAACGTACTGGATCGGGTGATTCGTCACCGGGATGCTATCATCTCTCACTTGAACTGGGTGTCTATTTTCCTCGGCTTCCATAGCTTTGGACTATATATCCACAACGACACCATGCGTGCCTTGGGCCGTCCCCAAGACATGTTCTCTGACTCAGCAATTCAGTTGCAACCAGTATTTGCTCAGTGGGTGCAAAATCTGCACACCCTGGCTCCTGGTGGAACAGCACCCAACGCCTTAGAACCAGTTAGCTATGCATTTGGCGGCGGTGTTTTGGCAGTAGGCGGCAAAGTGGCAATGATGCCCATTGCTTTGGGTACAGCGGACTTCCTAGTTCACCATATTCACGCCTTCACCATTCACGTCACCGTCCTGATTCTGCTTAAGGGTGTACTGTTCGCCCGCAGTTCTCGTCTGATTCCAGACAAGGCAAACCTGGGCTTCCGCTTCCCTTGCGACGGTCCTGGTCGTGGCGGCACATGTCAAGTATCTGGTTGGGACCATGTGTTCCTCGGACTTTTCTGGATGTACAACTCCCTGTCAATTGTGATTTTCCACTTCAGCTGGAAAATGCAATCAGATGTTTGGGGAACAGTAGATTCAGATGGTGTAGTCGAACACATCACTGGCGGTAACTTTGCCCAAAGTGCCATCACCATCAACGGCTGGTTGCGTGACTTCTTGTGGGCGCAAGCTACACAAGTAATCAACTCCTACGGAAGTGCGCTGTCTGCCTATGGACTGCTTTTCTTAGGCGCTCACTTTGTTTGGGCATTCAGCTTGATGTTCCTGTTCAGTGGTCGCGGCTACTGGCAAGAACTGATTGAGTCCATTGTTTGGGCTCATAATAAACTGAAAGTAGCACCAGCAATTCAGCCCCGCGCTCTGAGCATCATTCAGGGACGGGCTGTAGGTGTGGCTCATTATCTCCTAGGAGGTATTGTTACCACCTGGGCATTCTTCCACGCGCATATCCTTTCAGTAGGGTAG
- the psaB gene encoding photosystem I core protein PsaB, protein MATKFPKFSQDLAQDPTTRRIWYAIATGNDFESHDGMTEENLYQKIFATHFGHLAIIFLWASSLLFHVAWQGNFEQWIKDPLHIRPIAHAIWDPHFGKPAIEAFTQAGASNPVNIAYSGVYHWWYTIGMRTNTELYTGSLGLLLLAAVFLFAGWLHLQPKFRPSLSWFKSAEPRLNHHLAGLFGVSSLAWTGHLVHVAIPESRGQHVGWDNFLTTLPHPAGLTPFFTGNWGVYAANPDTAGHVYSTSQGAGTAILTFLGGFHPQTESLWLTDIAHHHLAIAVIFIIAGHMYRTNFGIGHSIKEMLNSKSGLVPGSKSEGQFNLPHQGLYDTINNSLHFQLSLALAALGTITSLVAQHMYALPPYAFIAKDYTTQAALYTHHQYIAGFLMVGAFAHAAIFWVRDYDPEQNKGNVLDRVLKHKEAIISHLSWVSLFLGFHTLGLYVHNDVVVAFGTPEKQILIEPVFAQFIQAAHGKVLYGLDTLLSNPDSIAYTAYPNYGNVWLGGWLEAINSGTNSLFLTIGPGDFLVHHAFALAIHTTTLVLVKGALDARGSKLMPDKKDFGYAFPCDGPGRGGTCDISAWDSFYLSMFWMLNTIGWVTFYWHWKHLGIWQGNVAQFNENSTYLMGWFRDYLWANSAQLINGYNPYGVNNLSVWAWMFLFGHLVWATGFMFLISWRGYWQELIETLVWAHERTPLANLVRWKDKPVALSIVQARVVGLAHFTVGYIVTYAAFLIASTAGKFG, encoded by the coding sequence ATGGCAACGAAATTTCCGAAATTTAGCCAGGATCTCGCGCAGGACCCGACTACTCGTCGGATATGGTATGCGATCGCCACAGGCAACGATTTTGAAAGCCACGATGGCATGACGGAAGAAAATCTTTACCAAAAGATTTTCGCTACGCACTTCGGTCACTTGGCAATCATCTTCCTGTGGGCATCCAGCCTCCTGTTCCACGTAGCCTGGCAAGGTAACTTTGAACAGTGGATTAAAGATCCCCTTCACATCCGCCCCATCGCCCACGCGATTTGGGACCCCCACTTTGGTAAACCTGCGATTGAAGCATTTACCCAAGCTGGTGCTAGCAACCCGGTAAACATCGCTTACTCTGGTGTTTACCACTGGTGGTACACCATCGGGATGCGGACAAACACTGAACTGTACACTGGCTCATTGGGCCTGCTGTTATTGGCAGCAGTGTTCTTATTTGCTGGTTGGTTGCACTTGCAACCCAAGTTCCGTCCCAGCCTCTCTTGGTTTAAGAGTGCTGAACCCCGCCTGAACCATCACTTGGCAGGTCTGTTTGGTGTTAGCTCTCTGGCTTGGACAGGACACTTGGTTCACGTTGCTATCCCCGAATCTCGCGGACAGCATGTGGGTTGGGATAACTTCCTCACCACCCTGCCCCACCCAGCAGGCTTGACACCCTTCTTTACTGGTAACTGGGGTGTTTACGCTGCTAACCCAGACACCGCTGGTCATGTGTACAGTACATCCCAAGGTGCAGGGACAGCGATTCTGACTTTCTTGGGTGGCTTCCATCCGCAAACAGAATCCCTGTGGCTGACTGACATAGCTCACCACCACTTGGCGATCGCTGTTATCTTCATCATCGCCGGTCACATGTACCGGACTAACTTCGGAATTGGTCACAGCATCAAAGAAATGCTGAACTCCAAATCCGGTTTAGTACCTGGTAGCAAGAGTGAAGGTCAGTTCAACCTGCCTCACCAAGGTCTTTACGACACCATTAACAACTCGCTGCACTTCCAACTGTCACTAGCTTTGGCAGCTCTGGGAACCATCACTTCTTTGGTGGCGCAGCACATGTACGCCCTGCCTCCCTACGCATTTATTGCGAAGGACTATACAACACAGGCAGCGTTGTACACACACCACCAGTATATTGCTGGCTTCTTGATGGTTGGTGCTTTTGCCCACGCCGCCATCTTCTGGGTACGTGACTACGACCCCGAACAAAACAAAGGCAACGTACTCGACCGCGTGCTGAAGCACAAAGAAGCGATCATCTCCCACCTCAGCTGGGTATCTCTCTTCTTGGGTTTCCACACCCTCGGTTTGTATGTACACAACGACGTAGTTGTTGCTTTTGGTACTCCTGAAAAGCAAATCTTGATTGAGCCGGTCTTTGCCCAGTTCATCCAAGCTGCTCACGGTAAAGTACTCTACGGCTTAGACACCTTGCTGTCTAACCCCGATAGCATTGCCTACACAGCCTATCCTAACTACGGCAACGTTTGGTTAGGTGGCTGGTTGGAAGCCATTAACTCTGGCACCAACTCCCTCTTCTTAACAATTGGCCCTGGCGACTTCTTGGTTCACCACGCTTTCGCTCTGGCTATCCACACCACCACCTTGGTACTTGTTAAAGGTGCTTTGGATGCCCGTGGTTCTAAGCTGATGCCCGATAAAAAGGACTTCGGCTACGCCTTCCCTTGCGACGGCCCCGGTCGTGGCGGTACTTGTGATATCTCCGCTTGGGACTCTTTCTACCTGTCTATGTTCTGGATGTTAAACACCATTGGTTGGGTAACCTTCTACTGGCACTGGAAGCATCTAGGTATTTGGCAAGGTAACGTTGCTCAGTTCAACGAAAACTCAACCTACCTGATGGGCTGGTTCCGTGACTACCTCTGGGCTAACTCGGCTCAGTTGATTAACGGATACAACCCCTACGGCGTGAATAACCTGTCTGTTTGGGCTTGGATGTTCCTCTTCGGACACCTAGTTTGGGCGACCGGCTTCATGTTCCTCATCTCTTGGAGAGGTTACTGGCAAGAGTTGATTGAAACTCTTGTTTGGGCACACGAACGCACTCCTCTGGCTAACCTGGTTCGCTGGAAGGACAAGCCCGTTGCTCTGTCTATCGTTCAAGCTCGTGTGGTTGGTCTAGCTCACTTCACTGTTGGCTACATCGTCACCTACGCGGCGTTCTTGATTGCCTCCACTGCTGGGAAGTTCGGTTGA
- a CDS encoding transposase, translating to MWVEATKVSKQALSQRLNSLPAHLFAKLLEQVIECLAAKRSVRELAPAWASVSEKFPAIWIGDASTLEAMKKHFGQLQEKTGAVLAGKMLMVVEAFTHTPVAVWYDADVKRNETRWWQALLERLPSGGLLVVDMGFYGFEWFDSLTTANKYVLTRQKEKV from the coding sequence ATGTGGGTAGAGGCAACGAAAGTGAGTAAGCAAGCTTTGTCTCAAAGACTCAACAGCCTACCGGCTCATCTATTTGCCAAACTGTTAGAGCAGGTCATAGAGTGCCTAGCAGCTAAAAGGAGTGTAAGGGAATTAGCCCCAGCCTGGGCATCAGTGTCCGAGAAATTTCCCGCCATTTGGATTGGAGACGCCTCGACACTCGAAGCCATGAAAAAACACTTCGGACAACTGCAAGAAAAAACAGGTGCGGTGTTGGCAGGAAAAATGCTGATGGTGGTTGAAGCTTTCACTCACACTCCCGTGGCAGTTTGGTATGATGCCGATGTCAAACGAAATGAGACTCGTTGGTGGCAAGCACTGTTAGAACGTTTACCTTCAGGCGGTTTACTCGTAGTAGACATGGGATTTTATGGTTTTGAATGGTTTGATTCTCTGACTACAGCTAATAAGTATGTGCTGACACGCCAAAAGGAAAAGGTGTAG